The Cloacibacterium caeni region AACGTGTTTTGAAATTTAGTTTTTTAGAGTCATTAACTAAATTTTGCTCAAAATTATCGTCTAAAACCACTGCGGCAGCGACTACAGGACCACATAAACACCCTCTTCCTACTTCATCGCACCCTGCCTCCACATAATTTTCAGACCATTTTTTTATCAATTCCATAAATTTTAACGAAAAACCAACCTTCTTATTGAAAACATTGCAAAGTTAATAATTATTTAAGGTTTTATTAACAAAAAATTTGGATATGTTAATAATGTTTTGCATTTTTGTCTCAATGAAAAATTTAATTTGATATGAAGAAACTAACAAAAAGCGTTTTAGCTGTTGTTCTTACTGCTTCTTTTACTGTGTCGTATGCACAAAAAAGTAAAATGAAGGTAGATACAGCTGGGACTAGAGAGATTGGTGAGGTAATTGTTACCGGCGCACTTGGTATTAAAAAGAAAGTGGACGCACAAACTTCAGCACAACAAGTAGTAAGCTCTGAGCAAATTACCCAGGCTGCTAACCCTAATGCGTTAAGTTCATTAACAGGTAAGGTTTCAGGGGTTCAGATTACCCAAACTAACGTTGGCGTTAATGATACTTATAGTATTTTAATTAGAGGTACTAGATCTATTACTGGATCTAATGAAGCATTAGTTGTTATAGACAATGTCGTTTCTAGTGCAAGAGTTTTGCAGCAGCTTCCTCCAGAAGTAATAGAATCTGTAAACATTATTAAAGGTGGTGCAGGTGCAGCTCTTTATGGTTCTCAAGGAGTTAATGGGGTTGTTGTGGTTACAACAAAGAGAGGCGCAAAATCAAAAAGAATGTCCGTTTCTTATACTGGAGCAGTAGATTTTGAAACTGTTGCATTTATGCCAGATAGACAGACAGAATATGGACAAGGTTGGGATGGAAATAAAATCAATGTTGAAAATGGAGCTTGGGGGCCTTCTTTTAGCGATCCAGCTTATGCAAACAAAATTTTACCTTATGGTATTCCTTTGTATGATTTTAACGGAAATGGACATATTGACTATAATCCAAATGATTTTACTCCAGCCGGAGATGAAGGAGGGTCTGTTCAATCACCGTTTGCTTCTTTTGGTAAAAAACAAGTAAAAGATTTTTTTAAAACAGGATCTATCTTCCAAAATACAGTTACCGTAAATGCTGGTGATGGTGATGGATATGTATTGTTATCTTTAGGAAATGTGGATAGAGGCTTTATGGTTCAAGATGATGAATTGAAAAGAACTACTGCGTTGTTTAAAGCTGGTATGAAAGTGAATAAATGGAGATTTGAAACAATTTTGAATTATTCAAGACAGCAAACTTCAACCACTGATCAGGATATATATCGTCAATTACTTCAAAGTTCTACTGATATTCCTATTACAGCTTGGAAAAATTATCCTGAAACAGCCTATGCATGGAATGTTTATTATAACAACCCATATTGGTATATTAAACATGATAGACACAATAGATTGTCTAATTATTTTAATGTAATTGCTAGTGCTGAATTTGAGTTGAATAAACATATTAATTTTGCTTATAGAGCCAATGTTCAATATACAGGACAAGAGAATGATAATCATGGAGATGGGTGGCAGCCAGTAATTTTAGATGCAACAGCGGTTACATCATATTATAATAAGTATAAACAAAATAATTTCACTTATTATGGTGATTTTTTAGCTAATTTTGATTATGACTTATTTACTGATTTGAATTCTAAATTAACATTAGGGCATAACTATCAAGAAACAAGATTAGATAATGCGCAAGCTGGAGGTACTGGGATTATTATACCAGGAATATATCAGGTATGGAATTTAACAAATCCTTCTTTGCCGTACAGTTTAGATAATAATAAGTATTATAAAAATATGCATTCTTTCTTTGGAAGTTTAGATTTAGCATATAAAAATTATCTTTATTTAAATGCTACCGCTAGATATGAAAAATCTTCAGTTTTACCAGTAAATAATAGAGATTATTTTTATCCGTCTGTTGGGTTGTCATTTATTCCTACTAAAGCTTTTGAAAGTTTAACCAATAATGGAGTATTAAATTATTTAAAAGTAGCAGCTTCAATAAGTAAAACGGGAAACTCTAGTGCAATAGGTTATTATGATGCATACAGTAGAGCTTCTTTAGGAAGTGGGTTTCCTTACAGTGTTTCTGGACCAACAGGAGGTTCTTTAAGTTTTGTGATTGATACTGCGCCTACTTCTAATGCAATTAAACCAGAATTCACGACCAAGAAAGAAATTAACTTATTATTTGGTCTATTTAAAGATAGAATTACTTTTGATGGAGCCATCTACAGAGAGGATACGGATGATTTAATTACAAGGGTAACAACAAGTAATGCAACGGGACTTAGTACAAGTCTTATGAATATTGGTAAGCTTAAAGGTACTGGGATTGAGGCGAATTTGAATTTTACACCTATTAAAAATCAAGATTTAAGATGGGATGTTGGTGTTTCTTATACACAAAATAAAACAATTGTTACAAAATTAACTGATGATTCTAAATCTGTTCGCTTGGCAGGAAACAGTTTTTTAGGAGTTTATGCTGATGAAGGACAAGAACTTTCTGTAATTAAAGGTATTGCGTATGAAAGGGATCAAGAAGGACATATCATTGTAGATGCTACAACAGGTTTACCAAACATTACTTCTACACAAGAAGTTATGGGAAGAACAACTCCAAAATATATATTAGGATTTACAACTAATTTATCTTATAAAGGGTTTAAATTAGGTGTTGTAATGGATTATAGAACAGGACATAAGTTTTATTCTGGGGCATTACAAGGATTTACATTTAATGGTTTAAATGTTGCTTCTGCAGGATTTGATAGATCACAACCTTATATTGTCCCTAATTCTGTTTATTGGGATGGAGCTAAGTATGTTCAAAATACGAGTATAGCAATATATCAAAGTAATTTAACAGCAGGTACAACAGATCCTCAAACTGCTTTACAGAATTATTTTGGTGGTTCTAGATATAATACTGTGGCGGATAATTTTGTTTTAGATGCTACAGCGTTTAAAGTAAGAGAGATTTCTTTAAGTTATACTTTCCCAGATTCTTTAACGGGGAGTAAAATTAAGAATTTGACTATAGGTGTCCACGCTCGTAATCCTTTCTACAAATTTGCAGATGAAAATAAAGGATATGGAGATCCTGAAACTGCGTTTGACCCTAGATATAGAGGGATTTCAAACGCTGGGCAATATCCTAATTTAAAAACTTTTGGAGGAAGTGTTTCTTTAACTTTTTAATTGAATAAAAATGAAAAAAATATTATTAATACTATCAACACTTGCATTGGTTGCATGTAAGCTAGACGACAATATCGATCCAAATCTTCCAAGGACTGAAGACTTATCACCTACAGATTTAATAACAGCTGCAGAAACAACTTCTTATGCTGCGCAAACAGGATCGATGTTACAATTGTCTAATATTTGGACAAATACTTGGGCAGGTAATTATTATTATTACGCAGCACCAATGACAAGAGAATATCAAATGGATGTTACTTCTACATTTTATAATGGGATATGGAATAGTAATTATCTAGCAATGGCTAACTTATCGCAGATTATAACATCTAGTAAAGCTGTGGATTATCCAAATCATGCTGCAATTGCGAAAGTTTTATTAGCAAATTCTATGCAATATATTGTGGATTTTTATGGTGATGCACCATATACTGAAGCTTTTAAACAGCAAGATTTATTAACACCTAAATATGATAAAGGAGAAGATATTTATCATGATTTGGTTGTTAAATTGAATGAAGCTATAGCTACATTGAGTTCTCATTCGGGGGAAGAAGTTTCTTCATCAAAAGATGTTATCTTCGGTGGAGATGTAGATGAATGGGTTAAATTTGCTAAGACGATTAAGTTAAGAATCTTATTACGTCAATCAAAAGTTACAGATGCAACCATTAAAACATTTGTAGATGCTCAGTTGGCTACATTAGCAGGAGAGACTTTTGTAGATTCAGATGTGACAATACAGCCGGGTTATAATACAGGCACACAGGCAGGAATGAATCCTTTGTATAGTAATTATGGTTATTATTTGTATGATGGTTCTAGAAATAATTCTGGTAATAGATATATCATGATTTCAGATCATTTTGCTAAATTATTAAGAGGTGATTCTACTAAGCCAACATCAGGGGTGGCAGATCCTAGAAGAACAAAAATGTATAGAGCTGTAAGTAGTACTGTAAAAGGTATAGAACAAGGTTCTGTAAAGCCAGCTAATACAGCAGAAGCACAATATTCAAGATTGGGCTGGATTTATGATCGAACGGCTGTTGGAGATATGTCAGGAGCTTCTAGTAAAGGTTATTTAATGACCGCTTCTGAAAGTGAATTGCTTCAAGCTGAAGCAGCAGTACTTTATCCTCAGTATTTTACAGATGCTCAAGGACATTATAATCAAGCAGTAGAAGATTCATTCACTTTTTATGGTATTTCAGGCGCTTCAACATACTTGGCAAGTTTAGATTCTAAATCTGTGGGTTGGACAGGTGCTCCAAATAAAATTGCAGCAATACAATATCAGAGATTGGTATGTCTAAATCTTACTAGACCTGTTGAAACATATATTAATTATTTAAAAACTGGTTATCCGGATACGCCTCTTGCTTTAACGGCAACTCATGCTAATAAACCATATAGATTGGTGTATCCTCAATCTGAATATGTAGGTAACTCTGCTAATGTTCCAAATGTAACCACTAATGATGTTTTTGTTAAAAATAACTTTACACCATTTTGGAATAGAAATTAAAAAAAATCTTTTTTAAAGACCGACACTTAAGTCGGTCTTTTTTTGTTATATATAAAATAAATTGTATATTTGATTGTAAAATTTATATAAAAAATGAAAAAAATATCATTAATAATAATGGCTTTATTAGGGAATTTTTATTATTCTCAACATATAAATCCAGTGGCTCCAATTAATATTAGTGGAGCAAGTTTAACTCATGATCAGTTGAAAAGTTATATTGACAATGTAAATAATAATACTTTGATTTATCGAGAGAATGATGATTATTCACTTTTTAAAGGTTCTCCATATTTAGATAGTACTTATAAAAAAGTTAAAATTGATGATTTTTTGATGCCTCAAAAATTGAGATATAACGCCTATTCTGATAAAATGGAATTTGAAAAAGATGGGAAAATTTATGATGCACAAATTCCAGATAATGCAGTTTTGAATTTTTTTGAATTTAATAAGAATTTCAAAAAAATGAAATATACTTTAGATGGTAAAAATTATGATGGT contains the following coding sequences:
- a CDS encoding SusD/RagB family nutrient-binding outer membrane lipoprotein — protein: MKKILLILSTLALVACKLDDNIDPNLPRTEDLSPTDLITAAETTSYAAQTGSMLQLSNIWTNTWAGNYYYYAAPMTREYQMDVTSTFYNGIWNSNYLAMANLSQIITSSKAVDYPNHAAIAKVLLANSMQYIVDFYGDAPYTEAFKQQDLLTPKYDKGEDIYHDLVVKLNEAIATLSSHSGEEVSSSKDVIFGGDVDEWVKFAKTIKLRILLRQSKVTDATIKTFVDAQLATLAGETFVDSDVTIQPGYNTGTQAGMNPLYSNYGYYLYDGSRNNSGNRYIMISDHFAKLLRGDSTKPTSGVADPRRTKMYRAVSSTVKGIEQGSVKPANTAEAQYSRLGWIYDRTAVGDMSGASSKGYLMTASESELLQAEAAVLYPQYFTDAQGHYNQAVEDSFTFYGISGASTYLASLDSKSVGWTGAPNKIAAIQYQRLVCLNLTRPVETYINYLKTGYPDTPLALTATHANKPYRLVYPQSEYVGNSANVPNVTTNDVFVKNNFTPFWNRN
- a CDS encoding SusC/RagA family TonB-linked outer membrane protein gives rise to the protein MKKLTKSVLAVVLTASFTVSYAQKSKMKVDTAGTREIGEVIVTGALGIKKKVDAQTSAQQVVSSEQITQAANPNALSSLTGKVSGVQITQTNVGVNDTYSILIRGTRSITGSNEALVVIDNVVSSARVLQQLPPEVIESVNIIKGGAGAALYGSQGVNGVVVVTTKRGAKSKRMSVSYTGAVDFETVAFMPDRQTEYGQGWDGNKINVENGAWGPSFSDPAYANKILPYGIPLYDFNGNGHIDYNPNDFTPAGDEGGSVQSPFASFGKKQVKDFFKTGSIFQNTVTVNAGDGDGYVLLSLGNVDRGFMVQDDELKRTTALFKAGMKVNKWRFETILNYSRQQTSTTDQDIYRQLLQSSTDIPITAWKNYPETAYAWNVYYNNPYWYIKHDRHNRLSNYFNVIASAEFELNKHINFAYRANVQYTGQENDNHGDGWQPVILDATAVTSYYNKYKQNNFTYYGDFLANFDYDLFTDLNSKLTLGHNYQETRLDNAQAGGTGIIIPGIYQVWNLTNPSLPYSLDNNKYYKNMHSFFGSLDLAYKNYLYLNATARYEKSSVLPVNNRDYFYPSVGLSFIPTKAFESLTNNGVLNYLKVAASISKTGNSSAIGYYDAYSRASLGSGFPYSVSGPTGGSLSFVIDTAPTSNAIKPEFTTKKEINLLFGLFKDRITFDGAIYREDTDDLITRVTTSNATGLSTSLMNIGKLKGTGIEANLNFTPIKNQDLRWDVGVSYTQNKTIVTKLTDDSKSVRLAGNSFLGVYADEGQELSVIKGIAYERDQEGHIIVDATTGLPNITSTQEVMGRTTPKYILGFTTNLSYKGFKLGVVMDYRTGHKFYSGALQGFTFNGLNVASAGFDRSQPYIVPNSVYWDGAKYVQNTSIAIYQSNLTAGTTDPQTALQNYFGGSRYNTVADNFVLDATAFKVREISLSYTFPDSLTGSKIKNLTIGVHARNPFYKFADENKGYGDPETAFDPRYRGISNAGQYPNLKTFGGSVSLTF